The following coding sequences lie in one Leucoraja erinacea ecotype New England chromosome 20, Leri_hhj_1, whole genome shotgun sequence genomic window:
- the socs1a gene encoding LOW QUALITY PROTEIN: suppressor of cytokine signaling 1a (The sequence of the model RefSeq protein was modified relative to this genomic sequence to represent the inferred CDS: deleted 1 base in 1 codon) has protein sequence MVADRNLIDRAADARVQLEPQVLEALEHDDGAQQPDLEHQPARARPRSRQMETHFKIFRSESDFHIITRTWRYLEDSGFYWGPMSVEVAHNKLKSEPVGTFLVRDSRQKDYFFSLSVKTANAPISFRIQFQDGLFGLDGSQEHFSCVMKLIEHFMTSPRKLLSKPLRKVRLRSLQGICRARIIESSGRENIEQLPLNHILRDYLKTFPFRI, from the exons ATGGTGGCTGATCGCAACCTGATTGACAGAGCAGCCGATGCCAGAGTCCAACTGGAGCCTCAGGTACTGGAAGCGTTGGAGCATGATGATGGCGCTCAGCAGCCCGACCTT GAACACCAGCCAGCGAGAGCCCGTCCCAGAAGCCGTCAGATGGAAACACACTTCAAAATCTTCCGATCTGAGTCGGACTTCCACATCATTACCAGGACTTGGAGATACCTGGAGGACAGTGGCTTCTATTGGGGCCCCATGTCAGTGGAGGTGGCTCACAACAAACTCAAGTCTGAACCCGTGGGAACGTTTCTTGTTCGGGACAGCAGACAGAAGGATTACTTTTTCTCTCTCAGTGTCAAGACTGCCAATGCTCCCATCAGTTTCAGGATTCAGTTTCAGGATGGCCTCTTTGGTTTGGATGGTAGCCAGGAGCACTTCAGCTGTGTCATGAAGTTGATCGAGCATTTCATGACCTCGCCTAGGAAGCTTCTCTCGAAACCTCTCAGAAAAGTCAGACTGCGGTCCCTGCAGGGAATCTGCCGGGCCAGGATTATCGAGTCGTCCGGGAGAGAGAACATTGAACAGCTCCCCTTAAACCACATCCTGAGGGATTATCTGAAAACGTTCCCTTTTCGGATTTGA